From a region of the Halanaerobium hydrogeniformans genome:
- a CDS encoding NusG domain II-containing protein — protein sequence MSIFKILTIYDKILIVLIVVVSFLSIIFFIIFAGNSVAGEKYAVVKINNQEVQRYQLDGSSRTEKFEIEVENEIYLGELVIDDESVRLKRLSKEILPLSIHSDTGWINNQFQTIIALPIKLTIEIETMEENDLEYDGIVY from the coding sequence ATGAGTATATTTAAAATTTTAACTATATATGATAAGATATTAATTGTTTTAATTGTAGTAGTGTCATTCTTATCTATAATATTCTTTATTATATTTGCTGGAAATAGTGTCGCTGGAGAAAAATATGCAGTTGTAAAAATTAATAATCAGGAGGTTCAAAGATATCAATTAGATGGAAGCAGTAGGACTGAGAAGTTTGAAATTGAAGTTGAAAATGAAATTTATCTAGGTGAGTTAGTTATTGATGATGAAAGTGTGAGACTTAAAAGACTTTCTAAAGAAATATTACCATTATCAATTCATTCAGACACTGGTTGGATTAACAATCAATTTCAAACTATTATAGCTTTACCTATCAAATTAACTATAGAAATAGAAACTATGGAGGAAAATGACTTAGAATATGATGGCATTGTGTATTAA
- a CDS encoding phosphoribosylaminoimidazolesuccinocarboxamide synthase, producing MEIIYEGKTKDVYKLENGNYLLKFKDDLTGEDGVFDPGANSVALSIDGAGQAGLGLTKFFFEKLAEKGIPTHYIDADIEKATMTVKAAEVFGEGLEVICRYRAVGSFLRRYGKYVEDGEQLDAYVEVTLKDDERGDPLINKDALAMLDILSKAEYKKLKELTKKTAAVVKEELAKKDIELFDIKFEFGRVGEDKEIALIDEISGSNMRAYKDGEYIEPLALSKIMLEEE from the coding sequence GTGGAAATTATTTATGAAGGTAAGACTAAAGATGTGTATAAATTAGAGAATGGGAATTATCTATTAAAATTTAAAGATGATCTAACAGGTGAAGATGGAGTTTTTGATCCAGGAGCTAACTCAGTTGCATTATCTATAGATGGAGCAGGTCAGGCAGGGCTTGGACTTACTAAGTTTTTCTTTGAAAAGCTAGCAGAAAAAGGAATACCAACCCATTATATAGATGCAGATATTGAAAAAGCAACTATGACTGTTAAGGCTGCTGAAGTATTTGGTGAAGGACTGGAAGTTATCTGTCGTTATAGAGCAGTTGGAAGTTTTTTGCGCCGTTATGGTAAATATGTTGAAGATGGGGAACAGCTTGATGCTTATGTAGAAGTTACCTTAAAAGATGATGAACGCGGTGATCCTCTGATTAATAAAGATGCTCTTGCCATGCTTGATATATTGTCTAAAGCTGAATATAAGAAATTGAAAGAGCTGACAAAAAAGACAGCAGCTGTTGTTAAAGAAGAACTAGCTAAAAAAGATATAGAATTATTTGATATAAAATTTGAGTTCGGCAGAGTTGGAGAAGATAAAGAAATTGCTCTTATCGATGAAATTTCCGGTAGTAACATGAGAGCATATAAAGATGGAGAGTATATTGAGCCTTTAGCTCTATCAAAAATAATGCTCGAAGAAGAATAG
- a CDS encoding J domain-containing protein codes for MNDDQLTPENIIKAAEILKLKNKESMLEIKNKYRSLAKKWHPDTCQKKQKVCEEKIREISWAYNIIKNYCDKYLYDFKKGEIIDNLPRDIQAQEKLKRQFKNGPLWS; via the coding sequence ATGAATGATGATCAATTGACTCCAGAAAATATCATAAAAGCTGCAGAAATATTGAAACTAAAAAATAAAGAATCAATGTTAGAGATAAAAAATAAGTACAGAAGCTTGGCTAAAAAGTGGCATCCAGATACCTGTCAAAAAAAGCAGAAAGTATGTGAAGAAAAAATTAGAGAAATCTCATGGGCCTATAATATTATTAAAAATTATTGTGATAAGTATTTATATGATTTTAAAAAAGGGGAGATAATCGATAATCTTCCCAGAGATATTCAAGCCCAGGAAAAACTAAAAAGGCAGTTCAAAAACGGTCCACTCTGGAGTTAA
- a CDS encoding MATE family efflux transporter, protein MKSSTNNQQQIIGQPILPTLLKLSWPIIIGQGMHLMYQLADTFWVGRLGPEYLAAISLSFPLLFIVYSMGAGFSVAGVALVSQYTGAEKPKMASRATGQIFVVAILVSIIFTAAGLYFSEPLFILIGAEEEVLPLALEYFRIYVSGIPIIFIYYIFSSVLEGIGDTITPMKIKMFTVVLNIILDPFLIFGWSFFPAMGIGGAALATVLSRLAAGIAGIYIMFWDLSAIKLKLRDFFPDPAMIKKIFKIGTPAALGDSAMAVALTVMTAIVADFGTLTLAAWGIANRITAVIRMPAFGMGRATGIMVGQHLGAEQPSEANKVSWLGTGVTFGVMLVVAVMFLFISPGLVGLFTEDSSVISIGAEYLRISAFAFAFLGAQIVLSGALNGAGKTISQTFFRLLTLWVFQIPLSYLFANQFNFGRQGIWWGIFIAKVVGLLILMAWFKKGSWQTKEI, encoded by the coding sequence TTGAAATCGTCAACTAATAATCAACAGCAAATAATCGGTCAACCTATACTACCGACTTTATTGAAATTATCCTGGCCGATAATAATTGGTCAGGGGATGCACTTGATGTATCAATTAGCTGATACTTTCTGGGTAGGTAGATTAGGACCAGAATATCTTGCTGCAATTTCACTTTCATTTCCACTATTATTTATAGTTTATTCTATGGGAGCCGGGTTTTCTGTGGCTGGCGTAGCTTTGGTTTCACAATATACTGGGGCCGAAAAGCCTAAAATGGCAAGTAGAGCTACCGGACAAATATTTGTAGTGGCAATCCTTGTTTCTATTATTTTTACAGCTGCAGGACTATATTTTAGTGAGCCTTTGTTTATTTTGATTGGGGCAGAAGAAGAGGTTTTACCTCTTGCTTTAGAGTATTTTAGAATCTATGTTTCAGGTATCCCGATAATTTTCATTTATTATATTTTCTCATCAGTTTTAGAAGGAATAGGGGATACAATTACACCAATGAAGATTAAAATGTTTACGGTTGTTTTAAATATTATTTTAGATCCATTTTTAATCTTCGGTTGGAGTTTTTTCCCGGCAATGGGGATCGGCGGAGCAGCTCTGGCAACGGTTTTATCAAGGTTAGCTGCCGGAATAGCTGGAATCTATATAATGTTTTGGGATTTATCAGCAATTAAATTAAAGCTTAGAGACTTTTTTCCTGATCCAGCAATGATAAAAAAGATTTTTAAGATTGGAACTCCAGCAGCTTTGGGGGATTCAGCAATGGCTGTAGCTTTAACCGTAATGACTGCTATTGTTGCTGATTTTGGTACATTGACCCTTGCTGCCTGGGGGATAGCTAATAGGATTACTGCTGTAATAAGAATGCCAGCCTTCGGTATGGGTAGAGCTACCGGAATAATGGTGGGCCAACATCTAGGAGCTGAACAACCCTCTGAAGCTAACAAGGTATCATGGTTGGGAACCGGAGTGACCTTTGGGGTGATGTTAGTTGTGGCAGTGATGTTTTTGTTTATCTCACCCGGGTTGGTGGGCTTATTTACCGAAGATAGTTCTGTAATAAGTATTGGGGCTGAATATCTCAGAATTTCAGCTTTTGCTTTTGCCTTTTTAGGTGCCCAGATAGTTTTAAGTGGAGCTTTAAATGGTGCCGGGAAGACTATTTCCCAGACATTTTTTAGGCTTTTAACTCTATGGGTATTTCAGATACCTTTATCCTATTTATTTGCAAATCAATTTAATTTTGGGAGACAGGGTATCTGGTGGGGTATTTTTATTGCAAAAGTTGTTGGCCTACTGATTTTAATGGCCTGGTTTAAAAAAGGAAGCTGGCAGACTAAAGAAATATAA
- a CDS encoding deoxycytidylate deaminase → MERPDWHEYFMEMAKLVAKRATCLRRRVGAVLVKDRKVLATGYNGAPKDITHCEVTGCLRTELDIPSGERHEICRGVHAEQNLVAQAAFHGVKTEGSTVYCTNQPCIICTKILINAGVNKIYYENAYADEFAEKLLNDSNVEFIQYEKKKS, encoded by the coding sequence TTGGAGAGACCGGATTGGCATGAATATTTTATGGAAATGGCTAAATTAGTTGCCAAACGAGCAACCTGTCTCAGGCGCAGGGTAGGGGCAGTCTTAGTAAAAGATAGAAAAGTATTAGCAACAGGATATAATGGAGCTCCAAAAGATATAACTCATTGTGAAGTTACTGGTTGTTTGAGAACAGAGCTGGATATTCCAAGTGGAGAAAGACATGAAATCTGTCGGGGTGTTCATGCAGAACAAAACTTAGTTGCTCAGGCTGCTTTTCATGGTGTTAAAACCGAAGGATCAACAGTTTATTGCACAAATCAACCCTGTATAATTTGCACCAAAATTTTGATAAATGCTGGGGTTAATAAAATATATTATGAAAATGCTTATGCTGATGAATTTGCAGAAAAACTTTTAAATGACTCAAATGTAGAGTTTATTCAGTATGAGAAAAAGAAAAGCTAA